Below is a genomic region from Cellulomonas sp. P24.
TCCTGGAGGTCTCGCCGTGCCGTCCCCCGCGCAAGTCCTGGCCATCGCCCACCGCGGCGATCCCGTCCGGTACCGCGAGAACACCGTCGACGCCGTGCGGGCTGCGATGGAGCAGGGCGCTGATGCCGTCGAGGTGGACGTCCAGCTCGCTGCGGACGGCACCGTCGTGGTCCTCCACGACGACACACTCGCGCGCCACTGGGGCGACCCGCGACCGGTGTCCTCGATGACCTGGCCCGAGATCGCCCGCCTGGGCGACGGTGACCTGCGGATCCCCCGGCTCGAGGACCTCCTCGACCTCTCGGCGGAGACCGGCGTGCCCCTCGTGCTCGACCAGAAGCACCCGATCGCGGCTCTCCCCGCCGCCGAGGTCGTCCGGCGCCACCGCGCCACGGGCACCGCGTTCTGCGGCTCCACCGACGGCCTCCTGGAGATCCGCGCGGGCGATCCGGACGCCACGATCTACTTCAACGACACGAGCCTCCATCTCCCGGACGTCCGCCTCCTCGCGATGCTGCGCCCGCAGTTCTACAACCCGTACTGGAAGCTCCTGGCGCCGGCGACCGTCGAGGCCTTCCACGCATTCGGCATCGGCGTGTGCTGCTGGACGCCGAACGACGACGCCGACCTGCGACTCGTCCTCGACATGGGCCTCGACGCCGTGATGACGGATCGGGTCGGTGCCCTGCGCACGCTCCTCGACGGGGCGTCCGCGTGACCGTCCTCGGTACGCGGGACTCCCGCACCGCGCCCGAACCGGCGGTCGAGCCGGCGCCGCCGTCGGCTCCCCCGCGGCCGCGTCGGAGCCGACGGACCCGTGAGTACCTGATCTTCCTCGCGTTCGCGGGACCGAACCTCCTCCTGATCGCGCTCTTCACGTACCGTCCGCTCCTGAGCAACGTGTACTACTCCACGCTCGACTGGAACCTCGGGTCCCGCACCGCCACCCCCGTCGGCTTCGGCAACTACCTGCGGTGGTTCCACGACCCGACGAGCCTCGAGGTGCTGCGGGTGACCGCCGTCTTCACCGTCGCGACCGTCGGCGCCACGCTGGTGCTCGGACTGCTGCTCGCGACCGCGCTCAACCAGCGCATCCGCGGCCGCACCGGTGCGCGCGCCGTCGTGTTCGCCCCGTACGTGCTCTCGGGAGTCGGCGTCGGTCTCGTCTGGCTGTTCATCTTCGATCCCACCTACGGCGCGCTCTCGGCCCTCCTGCGACTGTGGGGCGCGACCGGACCGGACTGGTACCTCAACCGGAACTGGGCCCTGGTGATGGTGATCGTCGTCTACGTCTGGAAGAACCTCGGTTACGCAGCCGTCGTCTACCTGGCAGCGCTGCAGAGCGTCCCGCAGGACGTCCTCGACGCCGCGGCGCTCGACGGCGCGGGAGCGGTCCGCCGGTTCACCCGGATCACCGTCCCGCTCCTGTCGCCGACGACGTTCTTCCTCATGGTGACGACCATGCTCAGCTCGCTGCAGTCCTTCGACCTCATCCACGTGATGACCAAGGGAGGGCCGCTCGACGGGACCACGACCCTCATGTACCAGGTGTACGTCGAGGCGTTCGTCAACGGCCGTGCCGGCTACTCCGCCGCCGTCGCCACGATCCTGTTCGCGGTGCTGCTGGTCGCGACGCTGGTCCAGATGCGCTTCCTCGAGAGAAAGGTGCACTACGCGTGAGCACCGTCGCGACCCACCCGGGCGCTGCTGCAGCGCCGACGACGCGGCGTCGCCCCGGATCCGTCCGCGGCACGTTCCACGCTGTGCTCGGCGGGTACCTGCCCGTCGTCCTGGCGACCACCGTCGTCGTCCTCCCGTTGGCGTGGATGGTCATCGCCTCGATCAAGCAGCCGCACGAGCTGGTGCGGCTCCCGATCCAGTGGCTGCCGAGCAAGCCCTACGCCGGCAACTACCTCGAGGCAGCCCGGACCGTGTCCTTCGGTCGGCTCTTCCTCAACAGCGCGATCGTCACGGCGGTCGGCGCGGGGATCAAGGTCGTGCTCGCCGTGATCACGGCCTACGCGCTCGTCTTCATCCGCTTCCCCGGGAAGCGCCTGGTGTTCCTGCTGATCCTCGTCGCCCTGATGGTGCCGCCACACATCGCGCTGGTCCCCAACTACACGTTGATCGCGCAGCTCGGCGGTCGCAACACCCTCTGGGGGATCGTCCTCCCGGGCCTCGGCACGGCGTTCGGGACCTTCCTGCTGCGACAGCAGTTCCTCTCGCTCCCCCGGTCGATCGTGGAAGCCGCCGAGCTCGACGGCGCGAGCCACCTGCGCCGCCTCGTGTCGGTCGTCGCCCCCGTCTCCGCACCGGCCATCGCCACCGTCGCGCTGATCAGCATCGTGTTCGAGTGGAACGAGTACCTGTGGCCGCTGATCATCGTCGACGACCCGAACTCCATGACGCTGCCCGTCGGGCTCACGCTGCTGCAGAACAGCGAGTCCGGGTCCGCCGCGTGGGGCGTCCTCATGGCGGGGACGGTCGTGGTCATCCTCCCCGTCCTCGCGATCTTCGCCGCCCTGCAGCGCTGGATCGTGGCCGGCCTCACCCAGGGCGCGGTCACGGGCTGACGCCCTCGGCCACCTCGACGCCATCGACCGCTGCTCCCGCCCCGTTCCGCAACCAGACCACCAGACCACCAGACCACCAGACCACCAGACCAGCCTGTCCGTCCGTCCGCTCGCTCCTCCCCACGTCCCTGGAAGGACACCCTGATGAACCCCGGTCTCTCCCGCTTCCTCCCCGGCCTCACGAGCGCCACGCCGGGTGGACTGCACCTGCCTGACCGCGCCTTCGACCGCCGGACGTTCCTGGCCCTGGCCGGAGCCGGTGCAGGCGCCCTGACGCTCGCCGCATGCGCCGGGCCGTCGACGGCAGCCGTCGGCTCGACCCCGACCCCGACGAGCACCACCGACTGGGCCGGTGTGAAGCCGGCCAAGCAGATCAGCTTCTGGTCGAACCACCCGGGCGGCTCGCAGGCGGTCGAGAAGGCCCTCGTCGAGAAGTTCAACGCCTCGCAGTCCGCGATCACCGTCACCCTCGTGACCGCCGGCGCGAGCTACGAGGAGGTCGCCCAGCGCTTCCAGACCGCCCTGACCGGCGGCGGGCTGCCGGGGCTGGTGATGTTCTCCGACGTGTGGTGGTTCCGCTACTACCTCAACCAGTCGATCATCCCGCTGACCTCGCTGTTGAAGGCCGTCAAGATCGACACCGCGGACTTCCGCCCGAGCTTCTACTCGGACTACCAGTACGCGGGCGAGCAGTGGGCCGTGCCGTACGCGCGCTCGACGCCGCTGTTCTACTACAACAAGGCGCACTGGGCCGCCGCGGGTCTCCCCGACCGGGCACCCACGACCTGGAACGAGTTCGCCGAGTGGGCTCCGAAGCTCATGGGGGCCGGGGTGGGCACCCAGAAGGCCTTCCAGTACCCCGCCGTCGCCGGCTACGCCGGGTGGACGTTCCAGAACAACGCGTGGGGCTGGGGCGGCGCGTACAGCCACGACTGGGACATCACGATCGACGCGGACCCCGTCGTCTCGGCGCTCGACTGGATCCGCAAGGGCGTCCAGGAGGAGAAGTGGGCGGGCGTCACCGCGAACGACCAGTCGGCCGACATCGCGTCCGGTGCGGTGAGCGCGACGGTCAGCTCGACGGGCAGCCTCGTCGGGATCCTCAAGAACGCCAACTTCGACCTCGGCGTCGGCTTCCTTCCCGGTGGCCCGTCCGCGACCGAGCCGGTGTGCCCGTCGGGCGGTGCCGGGATCGGCATCCCGCAGGCGATCACCCCGGAGGAGCAGCTCGCCGCAGCGACCTTCCTGAAGTTCCTCACGCTCCCGGAGAACACGATCGCGTTCTCCGCGGCGACGGGCTACATCCCGACCCGGACCTCCGCGGACACCAGCACCCTCACGGCCAAGGCCCCGCAGATCAAGACCGCGATCGACCAGATCGCCGTCGTGCGCACCCAGGACCGCGCCCGGGTCTTCCTCCCCGGTGGTGACAAGGCGATCGCCGACGGGTTCGGCCGGGTCGTCACGCAGAACGAGGACCCGAAGACGGTGCTCACCGCGGTCAAGACCCAGCTGCAGGACATCTACACGCGCGACGTCAAGCCGAAGCTCGTCTGACGTGCTCGGGCCCGGCCCCTCGGCGGAGGGGCCGGGTCAGCCCGTCGCGACGCCGGGACGACGCCGGTAGCTCACGAACCGGTAGCGGTGTCCGGTCCTCGACGTGTGCCACCCGTCCTCGGGCGACCGCGCGACCTCGAGCCACGTTCCGTCGACCGCCGGGGCGTACGTGTCCCCCGCCACCTCAAGATCCACCTCGGTGACCTCGAGGCGGGTCGCCCGGGTGATCGCCTCCGCGTAGACCGACGCACCACCGATCACCCACGCCTCCCGGCCGGCGGCCACGTCGAGAGCGGCAGACAGGTCCGGCACCACCGTCGCACCGTCCGCCACCAGACCGGGCCGACGGGACAGCACGATGTTGGTGCGGCCCGGGAGCGGGCGGAACCGCACCGGCAACGACTCCCACGTCGCACGGCCCATGATCACCGGGCTCCCGGCGGTCGTCTCGCGGAAGTGGGCCAGGTCCTCCGGCAGATGCCACGGCAGCCCGCCGTCCACACCGATCACCCCGGCGCGGGACTGCGCCCAGATGAGCCCGAGCCCGGACTGTGCCTGACCTGCCGGGCCTGCCTGGCCCGGATGGCCCGGATGGCCTGACGGGCTCACACGGCCACCGGTGCCGCGATCGCCGGATGGTGCTGGTAGTCGACGATCTCGACGTCCTCGAAGGTGTAGTCGAACATCGAGGGAGCCTGGCGAAGACGCAGAGTCGGGTACGGGTACGGCTCACGGGCGAGCTGCGTGCGCACCTGCTCCACGTGGTTGTCGTAGATGTGGCAGTCGCCACCGGTCCAGACGAAGTCGCCGACCTCGAGACCGGCCTGCTGGGCCACCATGTGGGTGAGCAGCGCGTACGACGCGATGTTGAACGGCACCCCGAGGAAGAGGTCGGCCGACCGCTGGTACAGCTGACAGCTCAGCCGGCCGTCGGCCACGTAGAACTGGAAGAACGCGTGGCACGGGGGCAGTGCCATCTGCGGGATGTCCCCGACGTTCCACGCCGAGACGATGATCCGCCGTGAGTCGGGATTCGTCCGGAGCTGGTCGACCACCTGCGCGATCTGGTCGACATGACCGCCGTCGGGGGTCGGCCACGACCGCCACTGGACCCCGTACACGGGCCCGAGCTCGCCGTCCGGTCCGGCCCACTCGTCCCAGATCGACACCCCGTGCTCCTGGAGCCACCGGACGTTCGAGTCGCCACGAAGGAACCACAGCAGCTCGTAGACGATCGACTTCAGGTGGACCCGCTTGGTCGTGACGAGCGGGAAACCCTCGGAGAGGTCGTACCGCAGCTGGTGACCGAACACGCTGCGCGTGCCGGTGCCGGTCCGGTCCGACTTCACGGTGCCGTGCTCGAGCACGTGCCGGAGCAGGTCTTCGTACGGGGTCGGCACGGTCGTCATGCCGTCATGATAGGCATCGCCACGAGGCCCTCCGGGCGCGATACTGAGGCATGTCGTCCTCACGGATCCCCCCCCACCGTTGCTGCCCACCTCCCCACCGGTCTGCTCATCGACGGCCAGTGGCGTCCCGCGTCCTCCGGCGCGACGTTCCCCGTCCAGGACCCCGCGACGGAGGAGACGCTGTTCGACGTCGCCGACGCGACGTCCGACGACGCGCTCGCCGCGCTCACCTCGGCGCACGACTCCTGGCCCGCCTGGCGCGAGGTCGCGCCCCGTCAACGCGCCGACCTGCTCCGTGCCGTCTTCGACGAGATGATCGCCCGCACCGACGACCTCGCCGCCGTGATCACCGCCGAGGGCGGCAAGCCTCTCGCCGAGTCGCGTGCCGAGGTCATCTACGGCGCCGAGTACCTCCGGTGGTACTCCGAGCAGGCCGTCCGCATCGACGGGCTCGCCCGGCGCGCCCCGTCCGGTGCGAACCACCAGGTCGTCCTCAACCGTCCCGTCGGCCCCGCCCTGCTCATCACCCCCTGGAACTTCCCGCTCGCGATGATCACCCGCAAGGTCGCGCCGGCACTGGCGGCCGGCTGCACGGCGGTCGTCAAGCCTGCCGCGCTCACGCCGCTCACGACGGCCCTCTTCGCCGAGATCGTCCGCGAGCAGCTCGAGTCCCGCGGGCTGCCCACCGGGATCCTCAACGTGGTCCCCACGACCCACGCCTCCGGCATCAGCGGTCCGCTCCTCGCCGACCGCCGGCTGCGCAAGCTCTCGTTCACGGGCTCGACGGAGGTCGGCCAGCACCTCCTGCGGGCGGCGGCCGACGGGGTGCTCCGCACGTCGATGGAGCTCGGCGGGAACGCACCGTTCCTCGTGTTCGAGGACGCGGACATCCCGGCCGCCGTCCAGGGCGCCCTCGCCGCGAAGATGCGCAACGCCGGGCAGACCTGCGTCGCCGCGAACCGCTTCCTCGTGCACGAGTCGGTCGCGGACGAGTTCGCCGCCGGGCTCACCGCGGCGTTCGACGCCCTCGTCGTCGGGCACGGCAGCGACCCCGGGACCACGGTCGGCCCCTTGATCGAGGCGAAGGCCGTCGCCAAGGTCAGCGAGCTCGTCGCCGATGCCGTCGACGGCGGCGCCCGGGTGACCACCGGGGGCGACGCGCTCGACCACGCGGGCTTCTTCTACGCCCCCACCGTCCTGACCGGAGTCTCCCCCGACTCCCGTGCCGTGCGCGAGGAGATCTTCGGCCCGGTGGCCCCGATCGTGACGTTCGGCACCGAGGCCGAGGCCGTCACCATGGCGAACAGCACCGACTTCGGCCTGGTCGCCTACGCGTACACGCGTGACGTCGGGCGGACGTTCCGGCTCGCCGAGTCGATCGAGGCGGGCATGCTCGGGGTCAACCGCGGCATGGTCTCGGACGCCACCGCACCGTTCGGTGGGGTCAAGTCGTCGGGTCTCGGCCGGGAGGGTGGCGAGGCGGGCATCGCGGAGTACCTCGACAGCATCTACGTCGCGATCTGACGTGGCGGGCCCCCGCGACCCGCACGTCGACTCGGCAGTCAAGCAGGCGCTCTCGGTCTCGATCGCGACGGGCCTGTACGGGATCTCCTTCGGGGCGCTCGCGACCGTCGCCGGGCTGGACCTCCCGCAGACCGCGGCCCTGAGCCTCCTGCTGTTCTCCGGAGGCTCTCAGTTCGCGTTCATCGGCGTGGTCGGGTCCGGCGGCTCGCCCGTGGCCGCCGTGACCACCGCGGCGCTCCTCGGCGTCCGCAACGGCTTGTACGGCGTCCAGGTGGCCCCGCTGATCTCGGCGGGTCCCCTGCTCCGTCCGCTGGCCGCCCAGCTCACGATCGACGAGTCGACCGCGGTCGCGACCGCCCACCGGGAGCCGGCCGCCGTCCGGGCCGGCTTCTGGTGGACGGGGGTCGGCGTGTTCGTGCTGTGGAACGCGTTCACGGTGGTGGGCGCCCTCGTCGGCAACGCGCTGGGCGACCCCCGGAGGTACGGCCTCGATGCCGCGGCCGCCGCGGCGTTCCTCGCACTCGTCTGGCCGCGTCTGGCCGGGCGCACCCCGCAGGTCGTCGCGGGTCTGGCGGTCGTGGTCGCTCTGGCGCTGACCCCGGTGACCCCACCGGGCGTCCCGGTGCTCGCCGCGGCGGCTGTCGCGGTCGTGATAGGCCTGACCAGGACCGTCGCTCCCCCGGCGCCGCAGGACTCCGCATGAGCGCCTACGCAGTCACCTGGGTCGCCGTTCTTGCGGCCAGTGCGGCCTGCTTCGGCATCAAGCTCGTCGGCCACCTGGTCCCCGCGCACTGGCTGACGGACCCGCGGGTCGCCCGGATCGCGTCCCTGGTGACGGTGTCGCTGCTCGCGGCGCTGGTCGGCGTGCAGACCGTGACGTCCGGACCGCACCTCGTCCTCGACGCGCGGGTTCCTGCGCTGGCCGTCGCCGCGGTCGCCCTGGTCCTGCGCGCGCCGTTCATCGTCGTGGTGCTCGCCGCAGCCGTCACCGCCGCGGTGATCCGCGGCCTGGGCGGCTGACGGGCACCGCGCCCGTGCCATGACAGTCCGTGCGAGGTTCGTGGCGGCCACGGTGGCGGGCGTGGTGCGAGACGTGACGGCTGCTCGGGGGATGATGCTCCGATGGCCCTCTTCCGTGAACAGGCAGACGTCTCCGTGCGACCGGCGGTCCTCGGGGACGAGCAGACCATCGCCGACATCCAGCTCGAGGCATGGCGGACGGCGCATGCCGAGGTCCTCGGCGAGCCCGTCCTGGCGACTCTCGACCGTGACGCGTTCGCCGCGGGCTGGACGGCGGCGATCAGCGCGCCACCCGGACCGGGCCACCGCGTGCTCGTGGCGTGCGACGGGCCGCACGTCGTGGGCTTCGTCGCGATCCGGCCGCTGCGGGAGGCTGGGACCGACGGAACCTCGACAGCCGGCGAGGTCGTCGCGCTCGAGGTCCTTCCGGTCGCGCAGCGCGGTGGGCACGGCTCACGGCTGCTCGCCGCGGCGGTCGACCTCCTCCGCGAGGACGGCCTCGTCCATGTCGCCACCTGGGTGCTTGACGGCGACCCGGCACGCGAGCAGTTCCTGACCTCGGCCGGGCTGGGACCCGACGGTTCCGAGCGCGTCCTGGCGACCGGGGTCAGAGAGGTCGTCGAGCGTCGCTGGGTTGCCGAGATCTGAGGTTGCCGAGATCTGACGACGCCGGGACCTGAGCACAGGCCACTGAACTGAGCACTGGCCACTGAACTGAGCACAGGTCACTGCGACAGGTCAGGCCCGCGAGCCAGCATCTTCCCTGTACAGCCGTGCCGCCGTGCGCAGCGCTGCACGTGCCCGACGTCGGTCGCCACCCGCGTCGTAGGCGAAGCCGAGGTGGAACCACGCCGCCCAGTCGTCCGGACGACTCTCGGCCACCTCGCGCACCGCGTCGAACGCGGCGAGCGCGGCGGTGCGGTCGATGCGCCCGCCGGGCGAGCGCGGGAGGTCGTCGACGGGGAGCCGCCCCTCGGCGGCCAGCACGTCGGCCATCTGCTGGACCCGTGAGGCGAGCATCCACTCCTGGACGACGAACCACACCCCGAGCACCGGGAGGACCAGGACGGCCACCCCGAGGCCGACGCCGACGAGCTCACCCGTCCTGATCAGCGCGACCCCGCGCGACGCCACCTGCCAGACGTACAGACCGAGCAGCGCGGTCAGCGCGACGGCCCATCCGAGTCCACGACGCACGGCGCTCAGCCCAGGTCGAGCAGGTGCTCGAGCCCGACAGTCAGCCCGGGGCGCGACGCCACCTGCCGGACACCGAGCAGGACGCCCGGCATGAAGCTCACCCGGTCGAACGAGTCGTGCCGGATCGTGAGCTGCTCACCGGCGTTGCCGAAGAGGATCTCCTCGTGCGCGACGAGACCGCGGAGCCGGACGCTGTGCACAGCGATCCCCGCGACCTGGGCGCCGCGAGCCCCCGGGAGTGACGTCTGCGTCGCGTCAGGCACGGGACCGAGGCCGGCGTCCGCGCGGGCCGCAGCGATCGCCTCGGCTGTGTGGCGTGCGGTGCCCGACGGTGCGTCGACCTTCTGCGGGTGGTGCAGCTCGATGACCTCGGCCGACTCGAAGTACCGTGCCGCCCGCGCCGCGAAGGTCATCGCCAGGACGGCCCCGAGGGCGAAGTTCGGCGCGATCAGGACCCCGACCGGGTGGCCGGCGGCGTGAGCCGCGTCCAGGTGCGCCGACACCCGGGCCAGGGACTCGTCATCCCACCCCGTCGTGCCTACGACGACATGCACCCCGGCGTCGATCAGCGCATGCACGTTCGCCTCGGTGACGCTCGGCACGGTGAAGTCGACAGCAACGTCCGCGCCGGACGCCGCCACCTGCGCGAGGTCGTCGCCGGCGTCGAGCCGCGCCACGAGCTCGAGCCCGGGCGCCGCCTCGACGGCGGCGCACACGGTCGCGCCCATGCGGCCCGCTGCGCCGAGAACGGCAACCGTGATGCGCGGCTGCCCGTCGGTCGAAACTCTCTCATCTCTCACGAAGCACGACCCTAACCGGTCAACCCGATCAAGATCGATGCCGATAGGAGCGCCATGCGCACAGAGGGGGCACCAGAGGAGGCACCGACGACGACCGGCACGATCCACCGATGGCGGGTCGCGCGGCGCAGCACCTGGATCGGCTCCGGCCTGCTCGTGGCTCTCGGGGCCGGAGGGATGGGTGCTGCTGCCGGTTGGGGTCTGCTCCGGTGGGAGCAGGTCGACCTGATTCGCCACGTCACCGAGATCGTCGGCTTCGAACCCGAACCCTGGGTCAGACCGAGCGACGGTGTCGATTTCGGGACACTCGTCGCCGGCCTCGCCCTGCTCACCTGGCTGCTCGCAAGTCGCCCCGACGTCCCCGCCCGGAAGTCCCTCGCGCTCGCTGGTGGAACGTTCGCCGCCTGGACCGTGGTCGCGTGGTTCCTCACCGTCGTCACCGCACCCGTGTGGTGGCCGGGGCCAGTGGTGCCTGTCGCGCTGGACGACCAGAGCCAGCTGGTCCGTTCTGCGGCTCCCGCGGCATATCTCGGGCCCCTCGTCGTCCTGGTCGCGATCGTCGGAGCCGTGTGGGTCGGTTCGCGGTTCAGGCCGTCCGTGCCTGTGACAGACGGGTCCGGTGGTCCGCGGCGGCCATCTCGCCTGGCCGTCCGCATCGCTTCGGGTCTGGTCGGCGCCGGGGTTCTCCTCGGGATCAGCGGTGTGGCGGCGCTGCTCATCGCGGGGCGGGAGATGGGCGCGTGGGAGTAGGCGGCGTTTGCCTCGCTCGTCGGTCGACCGATGGTCCTTGCCGTTGTCGTGTCCGGCGTCGCGTGGCTGGTGTCCGGCACGCAACGCGGGGTCTCGATCCTCGTGACGATCGCGGCAGCCGTCGTCCTGGGCGGAGACCTGGTGGCGGGGTCGCCAATCTCGGGCGCCGCCGCGCTCGTGGGCATCGCGACCACAGCGGTCGCGTCGGCGCGGCGGCCGCTCGCGGCAACGCTCGACCGCCTCACGCTGGAGGACCACCGGGGTCGCCGTGCGTCGGCAGACACATGACGCTCGTCCCACGCTGTCCGCTCTCGCCACCTGACCCCGGCAGGTCAACACCTCCGTGACCGGTGCCGATAGAAGGCCCATGCCTGCAGAGAGGTCAGCGGTGGCGACAGCCGTCACGACGAAGAAGCACCGGACCGCGGGTCCGGGCAGGAGGACCTGGTCGGGGTTGCTGGTCGCCCTCGCTGCCGGAACGGCCGGAACGGCATCGGGATGGGCGCTCCTGTGGTGGGAGCAGCTCGACCTGGTCCGGCACATCGCCCAGGTGACCGGCATCCACGCCGTGCCCGAGGTCGACCAGCACCACGCCGTCGGATTCGGGTCGCTCGTCGCGGGCCTCGCCCTGCTCGCGTGGCTGCTCGCCAGCCGCCCGGGCCAGGCCGCCCGACGGTCGTTCGCGCTCGTCGGCGGAACGCTCCTCGCCTGGACCGTGATCGCCTGGTTCCTTCTCCCCGCGGCCGTGGCCATGTGGTGGTGGCCCGGTCCGGTCTTGCCTGTCACCTTCCCGGACTCGAACGCCCGCTTCACCGACCCGGGCGTCGCCCTGGTGCACTCTGCGGCCCCCGCGGCCTACCTCGGACCGCTCGTCGTCCTGATCGCGATCGTCGCCGCAGTCTGGGCAGGCTCGCGGATTGCGGCCTCCGGAGAGGTCACGGACGTGTCCGCTGACCCGCGGGTGCCGTCCCGCATGTCCTCCCGCGTGGCCTCGGGCCTGATCGGGGCCGGCGTGCTCGTCGGGATCGGCGGCATCACAGCCCTCGTCTTCGCCCAGTGGCAGGCCGGTGCGTCAGACCGGAGCACCGTTCTCACCTCACTCGCCGATCGGCAGGTCCTTCTCGCCGCCACTGCGACGGCTGTCGCCTGGCTGGTGTCCGGCACCGCGCGCGGAACCGCGACCCTCGTGCTCGTCGCGACTGCCGCGGTCGTCGGTGAGGACCTGACGTCACAGAGCCCCCTCCAAGCGGGCGCCGCGCTTCTCACGATCGTCACCGCGTCGATCGCGGCGGCGCGGCGGCCTCTCGCCACGGCCGTCGATCGCCTGACGCTATGAGGACCCCGGGTGCGTCGCCCGGCGCCAGCAGCGACTCGCGGCCGTCAGTCTCCGAAGGGGCCGACCCGCACCAGTGACCGAGGTCGTTCCGCGAGCTCGACAGCGAGCTCCTGCACGTCCTCGAGAGTCACGGCCGCCACCCGCTCGAGCGACTCCTCGACCGTCAGCAGCTCGCCGTGCACCAGCTCGGCCTTCCCGAGCCGACTCATCCGCGAACCCGTGTCCTCGAGGCCCAGGACGAGCCCGCCGGACAGCTGTCCGACGCTCCGGGTCAGCTCGGACTGCGTGATGCCGCCGTCCGCGAGCCGCGCCCACTCCGAGGTCAGCAGGGCGACCACCTGGTCCACCTTGCCCGGTGCGCAGCCGGCGTACAGCCCGAACACTCCGGTCTCGGCGTGCCCCTGGGCGAACGAGTACGTGGAGTACGCGAGACCTCGCTTCTCGCGGATCTCCTGGAAGAGCCGGGAGGACATCCCGCCGCCGAGGACGGCGTTGAGGACGGTCAGGGTGAAGCGACGCGGGTCCGTCGACGTCAGCCCGGTGGTCCCGATGATGACGTTGGCCTGCTCGGTGGTCCGCCGGATCGTCAGCTCGACGCCCTCGGTCGGGATCCCGGTCGTCGAGCTACGGCCACGCCGTACCGCCGGCGCCTGCACCGACGTCGTGTCCCAGCCGCCAGTGCCGAGGGCCGTGA
It encodes:
- a CDS encoding GNAT family N-acetyltransferase, which encodes MALFREQADVSVRPAVLGDEQTIADIQLEAWRTAHAEVLGEPVLATLDRDAFAAGWTAAISAPPGPGHRVLVACDGPHVVGFVAIRPLREAGTDGTSTAGEVVALEVLPVAQRGGHGSRLLAAAVDLLREDGLVHVATWVLDGDPAREQFLTSAGLGPDGSERVLATGVREVVERRWVAEI
- the dapB gene encoding 4-hydroxy-tetrahydrodipicolinate reductase; the protein is MRDERVSTDGQPRITVAVLGAAGRMGATVCAAVEAAPGLELVARLDAGDDLAQVAASGADVAVDFTVPSVTEANVHALIDAGVHVVVGTTGWDDESLARVSAHLDAAHAAGHPVGVLIAPNFALGAVLAMTFAARAARYFESAEVIELHHPQKVDAPSGTARHTAEAIAAARADAGLGPVPDATQTSLPGARGAQVAGIAVHSVRLRGLVAHEEILFGNAGEQLTIRHDSFDRVSFMPGVLLGVRQVASRPGLTVGLEHLLDLG